TGAAGTTATGAGTGTAACACAAGCTAATCAAGATATTACTAATGCAACTTCAAAACTAGTAGCTTGAAAACAAAATGCTGATAATTTAGCTAACAGTTTTATCAAACAGTCTTTAGTTAAAAATAATTTGACTGGAGTTGATGAAGCAAATAATCAGGAGCAACCAAGAAATTACAGTTTTGTTGGTTTTAGTGTTAATGTAGATACTCCAAACTGAAATTTTGCGCAAAGAAAAGTTTGGGCCTCTGAAAATACTCCTTTAGCAACTACACCAACTGAAGATGCAACAAAACAAGCTGCACCCTTAACAGATGTTTCATGAATCTATAGTTTAAATGGTGCTGAAGCTAAATACACATTAAGCTTTCGTTACTTTGGAGCTGAAAAAACAGCTTACTTATATTTCCCTTACAAGTTAGTTAAAGATAGTGATAAAGATAAAGTAGCGCTGAATTATAAATTAAATGATGAAATGGCAAAAGCAGTTGATTTTAAGACATCATCTTCAGCACCATCGGTCACCCCAGCTCCAGCGATTCCAGCGGCTGCACCTGCAGCGAAACCTGCTGCAGAAGAAGAAGAAACAGCTTCGGCTTCAGAATCTTCTACAAGTGAAACAATGCCTGCAGCTACTACAATGAACGAAGCGCCAACAGTTGCTGACATTAATGTAGCTAAAGTTACATTAACAGGTTTAAAGTTTGGTGAAAACAAAATTGAATTTAGTGTTCCAACAGATCAAACTAATAAAGTAGCTCCTATGATTGGTAATATGTATCTGACTTCATCAGATAGTGATGCTAATAAAAAGAAGATTTATGATGATCTATTCGCAAACACCTTTAATAATGAAAATAATCCAACAGCGGTTACTGTTGACCTATTAAAAGGTTATAGTCTTGCTGCTAGTTACAGTATATATGTTCGCCAATTCAATGAATTAAATATTCAAAATGGCGCTGATATGCCAAAATCTCCAACAGTATACTTAGTTGGGTTAATAGGTAGTAATGCAAGTAAATCAATTAGAGACCTATCAAATGTAAGAACTTCTCCTAACACGGTTAATGCCAATAGAACATTTACAATATATGTAAATGCTCCAAAATCAGGCGATTATTATCTAAGTGGTTCGTATCTTACAAATCAAAATAGAAATATTAAATTCTTAAATAGCAGCTCTGATGAGACTAGTAATAACTCTCTAGCACTAAATGTTAAAGCTCAAACAAATTGAGATACTTTAGGACATTTCGATACATCAAATAATGCGAATATCGTTACTAATAGTGGATCAAGCACAACAACAGGCCAGACTTTAAATTTAAAACAAGGATTAAACAAAATTGTTATCAGTGGAGTAAGTAATGGTAATACTCCTTTCATAGGTAACTTAACATTTACTTTAATGGATAAAACAGCTAGTCCTGTAGCTGATAACACTATTCAAGAAGGATCTAAAGAAGCTAGTTCGAAATAAAAAATTATGTTTTTTAAATCTTTTTTCAAGGATCATGTTTCTGTTTAAACGCTAAGTTAGTTAGATAATAAAATAAAAGTTATTTGTTTTACTCCATGTAAATATGGCATGAAATCTGAATCAAACTTCAGATTTCATGTTTTTTTTATTATCGATAAGCAGATATGAGAGACTAGTAGCTTTTGGACTACTATGCTTATGATCGAACCAGATCTTTTTAAAGATAATAGACAACAATCTCTTCGTAATAAGAAAATTGTCGTTTTTATTAATCTTTAATTTGATGTATGCGCTATATAAATATAAAAAACCCACTCGAAAGGAGTTCGAATGAGTTAAGATAGATTGATTTATTTGTTATTAATGAATTTATATAGCACGACCCTTCAACGAGTTATACATCTATATTATACATAAGATATTTGAGATGTCAACATTTTTTAGTATTTTTTTTTACAAAAACACTGTTAGTTTTAATTAATAGATCTATAAAGTTTCTAAAAACGCACTAACCAAAATGTTTTTACAAACCATAGAACTAGAATTAACTAATTAAAAACTCTTATATTTATTGGGATGGCGAAATAAAAAACCCACTCGAAAGGAGTTCGAATGGGTTAAGATAGATTGATTTATTTGTTATTAATGAATTTATATAGCACGACCCTTCAACGAGTTATACATAAATATTATAACTGAAATTTTTGTTCTGTAAAGTATTTTTTTATAAAAAAATTAAAAAGTTTTTATTTCGCAGCTTAGTTCAACTATCGTTTCCTTTATTTATGAGGATTATAGGTACTAACGATATTTAAAAAGTTAATGTCATTAAGTAAATAAGAAATATAAACAAAACCACTAGTTAAATACAAATCATCTTTTTGTTGAGCAGTTAACTTATTGTCTTTTTTAATAAGTCCAAGGATCTTTTACGTACTAGGTAAATATAATAAAAGATCAAAGCAATAAATAAAACTAGTAATAATACTCCAGAGTCAAGTAAATTCAAAGCTAGACTCTCAGTTTCTGACTTAGAAGTTTCTTTTCATTGTAAAAAATAAATAACACCGAATACAGTCATTAGCATCCCTATAAAAAACGTTATGTAGACAATAAAAGAGACAATAAGACGAATAATTGCTAATTTTTTTAACTGTTGATAATTTTCCATTTTTAGTTAGTCTTGGTAAATTAATCTTATTATGCTAATAAATATTTTTTTTCTAAATGTGTAAAGCTCTAAAATTTTTGAAAAAACTAGATGTTAGTTGTTAACTTTTTAGTCACTTCAGTCTTGTGACAATTTTACATTTAAGATAATTCTAACTTTTGTTCAAGAGATAGTTTGCATTTTGTGGATGCAAAGGTTCAAACCGTTTGAACTTTAACACCTTTTTAATTTCTTGTTTTAATTGACAACTAAGTTTGCAAAAGTGTTTATATGGAATTTGTCTGGCTTTGTTTTTTAGCTTATCAAGAGCAAATGAAATGTTTTTTCGGAGATCGTATAATTCTTTTTTTAATTCAATAAAATGTTTGAATGAATTGTTGTTTACATAAATAAAAATTTTAATATTTAACGGTAAAAATGATAAATTTCTTTTTATTTTTCAGAGTGCATGCACATTTTTTTACTTACTAAAATGTACTTTTGATAATTGCAAATTTTGTATAAAAAGTTTACAAATTAGTTCCAGCTTAAACAGAAACGAATAAAGCGTGATGCCTTAATCCGCAGAGCGTTAAATTCGCTAGTTTAAAAACTTAGACATATTTTAGAAATCGAAGGATTTCTCGTTGTTTTACAAGATTGTGAATAAGAAAACATAAATTGCTTTGGGTAACCAATAATTTAAATATTTGCGTTTTTATATAAACAAATAAATAATTAGTAGTAAAGTAAAAAAGGAAAACCAGGTTAAAGTTAAAAACTAACCTAAACTATAAGATAGGAAAAATTTATGAGAAAAAGAACTAAATTTTATATTTATTCCATCGCAGCTTTAAGTTCTTTGGGAATATTTTTGTCGTCTTGCACTAGAGCGTCACAACCCGTTCAAAAAGGAGAATTTGATGACAAAGTTGTTATTCAGACTGCACAAAATCAATTTTATCCATTAATGTCAGCATTTAGTCAATTGGTTGATCTCTACAATAAACAATTTGCTAATACGCCAGGTTTTTTACCTGTTGAATTACAACAAAGTGAAAAAACTAATGCTACTAGCGAATTACAATTAACTAATAATGTTGTAGGTAGCATTCGTTCTAACTCACCTTTAGTTCCAAATATTATATTAGCTGATCTAAATGCAGCTTATCAGATTAATGGATTTAATCGATTATTAGATTTATCTAACAATCCAATTATCAACGAAAACTATTTTGACAGTGACATTTATAACAACTTCAATAAAATAAGTGGATCTACCCAAAGTAGTGATAAAGTTTATGCAATTCCGTTTAATTTAACAACCACTGACAGTTTAGTATTCAACAAACCTTTAATGAATTTGTTATTTAGTTTAGTGGATCAAGGCGGTGGAACTGTAGATAAGAATTCTGCAACCTACAAAGAACTTCATATGGAAGACTTTATGGAGAAGATTCCAAACAAAAAATGAAAAGATTTGCAGATAAAAAACAACGAAATTTACAAAGGACTTACTGTTGACGATCAAACTTTTTCAAACCTAGAATCAATGTTTGAATTTTCTAAGAAATTTACTGAAGGTTTAGAACTAAAGCAAGCTCGAACAGTTACAGGCCAACAAAGAGATTTAAAAGTATTTATGTTAGATTATGGTCCAAATATTTATCAAAAATATCTGTGATCAAAATTAGGTAATTCTAGAGATTCTTGATTGTGAAATCTAAAATTACAAGACAACCAATTTGATTTAGATTTTTCTAATCTAAGAAAGACAGCTGATCAAAGCACAATTGGAGAAACTTACGATTTCTTTAAGAATAATTACACAACATTAAATTTAAATGATAAGCAGGTTTTAAAATCAATTTATTTTGGAACAGGCGGAACATCTGATTGAGCGTCATGAGATATTAGAAATTTCGATACTGCTTTTGGTATCGCTCCTCACGTTGGATGAAATCAGTCAGTTGTATCTCCTTTTACGATTAGAACGTTTAGAAGCACTAAAGGTGATGTTACCCAACAAGACATTAATAACGCAAAAAATAACTTTGCTTCAGCAGATGATGTTCTGTGAAAAACACAGCTGACTAAATTAGATAAAAATAATTTAAATAAGAACACTTTCTGAATTGGTGGTTCTTCTTTAATTGGGATTTCAACTTCTAGACAAAGAGATGAACAAACCAAAAAGTTCTTAGAGTGATTATTTAATAACGATACTAGAATAGCTGCACCTGATTCTCCGTTTAACAATCAATCAGTAAGTCAGATTTTAAATAGTGTGTCAGCGTATGATTTAACTTCTAAACAAGCTCTATCTACAACAGCTCAACAAGCACTTACAGATACTATAGCTAAAGAACAAGCCGAAGTGGATAAGGTAAAAAATAACCCAACTCCAGAAACTTATAATAATAGCGACTGATCAAGAATTTATTTAAATAAAGGGGCTTTAGCAAGTTTAACGGATTGATTGACATTCAAATCAGAATTAAATAAAGATCCTGCTAACAATTCAATTGCTTTCATTCATACAGATGAAAAAGCAAATCGAATTCTATCTATTCTTAATGGAGCAGTTTCAGGAATTACTAGATCAGCCGATCCAACTAATTTAACTAAAGAAAATCTACTTAGACAGATTAATGATGCTTTAGGAACAGCTGATCAATAAGCTACATAACGTTTAAATAGTTATCAAGTATTTATAACTAAGAAATGCTTGATATTTTTTTATAAATATATGAATTAGAATTTTTACTAAGATACAAATTTAATGAAATTTAGCGGTAAAAACAGTTAATTTTATCAACGAATATTTTTACAACAAAGTTATTTACTGACTATTTTAAAAGCTTATTTAACAGATAAATCAAGTGATTACACTTGTTAATTTAGTGTCACTCATTATTTAACTTTTTTCAAATCAGTTCTTGAAACAATGTAAATTTTTAGTAGTTACTTTAGACAAATTTTTATAATAATATCCTGAAAGACAAAACAGATTAAAGAATTGCAAATAGTTGAACTAATTTCATAACTGTAATAGGTAACATAGTCGGTAAAACTTACTTTTATTAAAAACTTAATAAGCAAGGTCAACTAGTTAGAAATAATAAGAATAGAAAACACAAATGATAACAATCAAATATACAATCGAAAACGATGGAAATTACACGTTAAGAAAAGCCTATGATGGTGATGGCGGATATGATATTCAATTACCAAATGACTTAACCATTGAATCATTAGAAACTAAAATCATTGATACAGGAGTTATCTTTGAATTACCTCATAATATTCATGCCCAGTTTATGGTGCGTAGTTCAGTAGCAAAAAAAGGAATTATCTTAGCAAATACGATAATTGACAGCAATTATCGTGGACATACATTTTTAATAATTACCAATGCTAGCAAAATGACTCAACATTTCAGTGCTGGAGATAGAATTGCAAGCGTAATGTTTATTGATACTAGAACTGTGGATGCAAATA
The nucleotide sequence above comes from Mycoplasmoides gallisepticum. Encoded proteins:
- a CDS encoding FIVAR domain-containing protein translates to MKRKNILKFVSLLGIGSFVMLAAASCTSATTPTPNPEPKPNPEPKPDPMPNPPSGGMNGGDTNPGMDTAAQELANAKAALTTLTNSESEKVGLYVDYAKISAKLSAAYTTAKNVLNNSASTTQNINAARTTLEAEIAAAAKAKTDFDAQHASLVEAYNNLKETLKEEKTNLDSIANENYAAIRTNLNSLYEKANTIVTATLDPATGNIPEVMSVTQANQDITNATSKLVAWKQNADNLANSFIKQSLVKNNLTGVDEANNQEQPRNYSFVGFSVNVDTPNWNFAQRKVWASENTPLATTPTEDATKQAAPLTDVSWIYSLNGAEAKYTLSFRYFGAEKTAYLYFPYKLVKDSDKDKVALNYKLNDEMAKAVDFKTSSSAPSVTPAPAIPAAAPAAKPAAEEEETASASESSTSETMPAATTMNEAPTVADINVAKVTLTGLKFGENKIEFSVPTDQTNKVAPMIGNMYLTSSDSDANKKKIYDDLFANTFNNENNPTAVTVDLLKGYSLAASYSIYVRQFNELNIQNGADMPKSPTVYLVGLIGSNASKSIRDLSNVRTSPNTVNANRTFTIYVNAPKSGDYYLSGSYLTNQNRNIKFLNSSSDETSNNSLALNVKAQTNWDTLGHFDTSNNANIVTNSGSSTTTGQTLNLKQGLNKIVISGVSNGNTPFIGNLTFTLMDKTASPVADNTIQEGSKEASSK
- a CDS encoding P68 family surface lipoprotein, producing MRKRTKFYIYSIAALSSLGIFLSSCTRASQPVQKGEFDDKVVIQTAQNQFYPLMSAFSQLVDLYNKQFANTPGFLPVELQQSEKTNATSELQLTNNVVGSIRSNSPLVPNIILADLNAAYQINGFNRLLDLSNNPIINENYFDSDIYNNFNKISGSTQSSDKVYAIPFNLTTTDSLVFNKPLMNLLFSLVDQGGGTVDKNSATYKELHMEDFMEKIPNKKWKDLQIKNNEIYKGLTVDDQTFSNLESMFEFSKKFTEGLELKQARTVTGQQRDLKVFMLDYGPNIYQKYLWSKLGNSRDSWLWNLKLQDNQFDLDFSNLRKTADQSTIGETYDFFKNNYTTLNLNDKQVLKSIYFGTGGTSDWASWDIRNFDTAFGIAPHVGWNQSVVSPFTIRTFRSTKGDVTQQDINNAKNNFASADDVLWKTQLTKLDKNNLNKNTFWIGGSSLIGISTSRQRDEQTKKFLEWLFNNDTRIAAPDSPFNNQSVSQILNSVSAYDLTSKQALSTTAQQALTDTIAKEQAEVDKVKNNPTPETYNNSDWSRIYLNKGALASLTDWLTFKSELNKDPANNSIAFIHTDEKANRILSILNGAVSGITRSADPTNLTKENLLRQINDALGTADQ
- a CDS encoding dUTP diphosphatase, producing MITIKYTIENDGNYTLRKAYDGDGGYDIQLPNDLTIESLETKIIDTGVIFELPHNIHAQFMVRSSVAKKGIILANTIIDSNYRGHTFLIITNASKMTQHFSAGDRIASVMFIDTRTVDANIKLDKVTPDQINKITTRSDKAFGSSGK